Proteins encoded within one genomic window of Naumovozyma dairenensis CBS 421 chromosome 6, complete genome:
- the NDAI0F04200 gene encoding amino acid permease (similar to Saccharomyces cerevisiae ALP1 (YNL270C) and CAN1 (YEL063C); ancestral locus Anc_1.83), translated as MSILDINTEETLEGKSKIVIKSTESLEQHDLQGNEDKNTPTTTPSKENVSENEKDEYHEVKRDLSKRHIAMIALGGTIGTGLFLGIANPLMISGPVGSLIAYLFLGTVVYSVTQSLGEMATFIPVTASFTIFSHRFLSPALGAANGYMYWFSWAMTFALELSVVGQIIQFWTFAVPLPAWISIFWVILTISNLFPVRIYGEIEFWIAFLKVNAILGFIIYCFCIVCGAGKTGPVGFRYWRNPGPWGTGIISSNIAEARFLGWASSLINAAFTFQGTELVGITAGEAANPRQTVPKAIRKVVFRILVFYILSLFFIGLLVPYDDVKLKSENSYVSSSPFIIAIENSGTKILPHIFNGVILVTIISAGNSNVYIGSRLLFGLAKNGTGPKLFAKTTKSGVPVFAVVFTSLFGALAFMETSTGGDEAFQWLLNVVGVAGFFSWLLISFAHIRFMQCLQSRGISRNDLPFKAKFMPYLAYYATIVMIIIIFFQGFTAFAPKFDVLNFFASYISVFLFFIFWGSFQLWFKCRYVWKLVDIDIDKDRREIEDRVWQDTTPANLWGKFWDFVA; from the coding sequence ATGTCAATTTTAGATATTAATACCGAAGAAACATTAGAAGGTAAATCtaaaatagtaataaaaagTACAGAATCGTTGGAACAGCATGATTTGCAAGGGAATGAAGACAAGAATACCCCTACGACAACAccttcaaaagaaaatgtgtctgaaaatgaaaaagatgaatatCATGAAGTTAAAAGAGACCTTAGTAAACGTCATATTGCAATGATTGCCCTCGGTGGAACCATAGGTACAGGATTATTCCTTGGTATTGCTAATCCATTAATGATTTCAGGACCAGTTGGTTCTTTAATAGCTTACCTTTTCTTAGGGACCGTGGTTTATTCAGTAACTCAATCATTAGGGGAAATGGCAACTTTTATCCCCGTCACTGCTTCATTTACCATTTTTTCACATCGGTTTCTATCACCTGCATTGGGTGCTGCAAATGGTTACATGTATTGGTTTTCTTGGGCAATGACTTTCGCCTTGGAATTATCTGTCGTGGGccaaattattcaattctgGACTTTTGCTGTACCTTTACCTGCATggatttcaatattttggGTAATATTAACTATCTCAAATTTATTTCCTGTTAGAATTTATggtgaaattgaattttggattgcatttttgaaagtaaATGCTATCTTAGGGTTcataatatattgtttttgtaTAGTTTGTGGAGCAGGTAAAACTGGTCCTGTTGGATTCAGGTATTGGAGGAACCCAGGTCCCTGGGGTACAGGAATTATTTCAAGTAATATTGCTGAAGCAAGATTTTTAGGATGGGCTTCCAGTTTAATTAATGCCGCATTTACTTTTCAAGGAACTGAGTTGGTAGGTATTACTGCCGGTGAAGCTGCTAATCCAAGACAAACTGTTCCAAAAGCAATTAGAAAGGTAGTTTTCAGAATTTTAGTGTTTTATATACTGTCGTTGTTTTTCATTGGATTATTGGTGCCTTATGATGAtgtgaaattgaaaagtgAAAATTCTTATGTGTCGTCTTCCCCATTTATTATTGCAATTGAAAATTCCGGAACTAAAATTCTTCCACATATTTTTAATGGAGTAATTTTAGTAACTATTATATCGGCAGGTAATAGTAATGTATATATCGGTTCAAGACTATTATTTGGATTAGCCAAGAATGGGACTGGTCCCAAATTATTTGCGAAAACTACAAAGAGTGGTGTTCCAGTTTTTGCTGTGGTATTCACGTCTTTATTTGGTGCATTAGCATTTATGGAAACATCAACTGGTGGTGATGAGGCCTTTCAATGGTTGTTGAACGTAGTTGGTGTTGCAGGGTTTTTCTCCTGgttattaatatccttTGCACATATAAGGTTCATGCAATGTTTACAATCCCGTGGTATTTCTAGAAATGATCTTCCATTTAAAGCAAAATTTATGCCATATTTAGCATATTATGCCACAATTGTGAtgatcattattatttttttccaagGGTTTACAGCCTTTGCACCAAAATTTGATGTTCTAAACTTTTTCGCATCGTATATATCagttttccttttctttattttctggGGAAGTTTCCAACTATGGTTTAAATGTCGTTATGTTTGGAAATTAGTAGATATCGACATTGACAAGGATAGAAGAGAAATAGAGGATAGAGTATGGCAAGATACCACACCCGCAAATCTATGGGGTAAATTCTGGGATTTTGTAGCTTGA
- the NDAI0F04210 gene encoding uncharacterized protein: protein MSYLYKSDARGDLNRSSLALLVEVIYVSIITPYPSRFVICVSHVRFRRAVHVQSKPTGELGFKSQVGVWGSSYAAIMTICILIAQFWVVIAPIGDGKLETKNLFENYLAMPILLALYFGYKIYTKNWTIFIKAKDIDLISHRNIFDEEIIKQEEDEYRGKLRNGPIWRRV, encoded by the coding sequence ATGTCATATCTCTATAAAAGCGATGCTAGGGGTGATTTAAATCGCAGTAGCCTAGCATTACTGGTAGAAGTAATTTATGTTAGCATTATTACACCGTATCCAAGCCGGTTTGTTATTTGTGTCTCTCATGTTAGATTCAGAAGAGCAGTGCATGTTCAAAGTAAACCTACTGGAGAATTAGGTTTCAAATCTCAAGTGGGTGTTTGGGGATCAAGTTACGCTGCTATTATGACGATATGCATTTTAATTGCTCAGTTTTGGGTTGTTATTGCTCCTATTGGTGATGGTAAATTGGAAACAAAGAacttatttgaaaattatttggCTATGCCAATCTTATTGGCGTTATACTTTGGTTACAAGATATATACTAAAAACTGGactatttttattaaagctaaagatattgatttaatatctcatagaaatattttcgatgaagaaattattaaacaagaagaagatgaatatCGTGGGAAATTAAGAAATGGTCCAATCTGGCGTAGAGTTTAG